A window from Gemmatimonadales bacterium encodes these proteins:
- the rplS gene encoding 50S ribosomal protein L19 — protein MDRLASLQREGLRTDLPDFRPGDTVKVNVRVREGDKERIQAFEGVCIGRKGGGMHETFMVRKISAGVGVERIFPVNSPNVSSVEIMRKGKVRRAKLYYLRKLTGKATRIKENREQK, from the coding sequence ATGGACCGGCTGGCGAGTTTACAGCGCGAGGGACTGCGGACGGATCTTCCGGACTTCCGTCCCGGCGACACGGTCAAGGTGAACGTGCGCGTCCGCGAGGGCGACAAGGAGCGCATCCAGGCGTTCGAGGGCGTGTGCATCGGCCGCAAGGGCGGGGGCATGCACGAGACCTTCATGGTGCGCAAGATCTCGGCGGGGGTGGGGGTCGAGCGGATCTTCCCGGTGAACTCGCCCAACGTGTCGTCGGTGGAGATCATGCGGAAGGGGAAGGTGCGCCGGGCGAAGCTCTACTACCTGAGGAAGCTCACCGGCAAGGCGACGCGCATCAAGGAGAACCGGGAGCAGAAGTAG
- the trmD gene encoding tRNA (guanosine(37)-N1)-methyltransferase TrmD, which produces MLDVTVVTLFPEFFAAPLAVSILGRAAAKGLVKYRVVALRDHTHDRHRTADDEPYGGGAGMVLKPEPFFEALDALEREPPVVLLSARGRRFEHADAVRYSVGAQLTLLCGHYKDVDQRVADDLATEEVSIGDFVMSGGEPAALCVIDAVVRLLPGALGDHESAAGDSHYDGLLAPPSYTRPPEYRGGKVPEVLLSGDHARIAAWRQAEAERLTRERRPDLWARYRALMEE; this is translated from the coding sequence GTGCTCGACGTCACGGTCGTCACGCTGTTCCCGGAGTTCTTCGCGGCGCCGCTGGCCGTCAGCATCCTGGGGCGGGCCGCGGCGAAGGGGCTGGTGAAGTACAGGGTGGTGGCGCTGCGCGACCACACGCACGACCGTCACCGTACGGCGGACGACGAGCCCTACGGCGGCGGGGCGGGGATGGTCCTGAAGCCCGAGCCGTTCTTCGAGGCACTGGACGCGCTCGAGCGGGAGCCGCCGGTGGTACTGCTCTCGGCGCGCGGCAGGCGGTTCGAGCACGCGGATGCGGTGCGGTATTCGGTGGGTGCGCAGCTCACGCTGCTGTGCGGGCACTACAAGGACGTGGACCAGCGGGTCGCCGATGACCTGGCCACCGAAGAGGTGTCGATCGGCGATTTCGTGATGTCGGGCGGCGAGCCCGCGGCGCTCTGCGTGATCGACGCCGTGGTGCGGCTGTTGCCGGGCGCGCTGGGCGACCACGAATCGGCGGCGGGCGACTCGCACTACGACGGACTGCTCGCGCCGCCCTCGTACACGCGGCCGCCGGAGTACCGCGGGGGGAAGGTGCCCGAGGTGCTGCTGTCGGGTGATCATGCCCGGATCGCGGCGTGGCGGCAGGCGGAAGCGGAACGACTGACCAGGGAGCGGCGACCCGACTTGTGGGCGCGCTACCGCGCACTGATGGAGGAGTGA
- the rimM gene encoding ribosome maturation factor RimM (Essential for efficient processing of 16S rRNA), with translation MNGPTHLAVGLLKKPHGVKGDALVYPLTDEPETVLRVGRILAVLDRDGRPTGAEVVVTKSRWYHRAWLVHFEGMEDRNALDALRERYLGLAVGEARPLEPGEFYLHELVGLRVETKEGEAVGHVTAVVEAPQGWLLNVKGSAREHLIPFTAGVVRRVDRAKKLVVVTPPAGLLEI, from the coding sequence ATGAACGGGCCGACCCATCTGGCGGTCGGTCTCCTGAAGAAGCCGCACGGGGTAAAGGGCGACGCGCTCGTCTACCCCCTCACCGACGAGCCTGAGACGGTGTTGCGGGTGGGGCGCATCCTCGCGGTGCTGGACCGGGACGGCCGGCCGACGGGGGCCGAAGTCGTAGTGACGAAGAGCCGCTGGTATCACCGCGCCTGGCTCGTTCACTTCGAAGGGATGGAAGACCGGAACGCGCTCGATGCGCTTCGCGAGCGTTATCTCGGGTTGGCGGTGGGTGAGGCTCGGCCGCTGGAGCCAGGCGAGTTCTACCTGCACGAGCTGGTGGGCCTGCGGGTCGAGACCAAAGAGGGCGAAGCGGTCGGGCACGTGACCGCGGTGGTCGAGGCGCCGCAGGGGTGGCTGCTCAACGTGAAGGGCTCGGCGCGCGAGCACCTCATCCCGTTCACGGCCGGCGTGGTGCGGCGGGTGGACCGGGCCAAGAAGCTCGTCGTCGTGACGCCGCCGGCGGGGCTCCTGGAGATCTGA
- the rpsP gene encoding 30S ribosomal protein S16, which translates to MAVKIRLRKAGRRRQPSYRIVVADSEAPRDGRFVEMLGHYYPRAKGRQFDLDVEKAMAWLKKGATPSETVASIMRKAGCFGAELPKPPVEGA; encoded by the coding sequence ATGGCAGTGAAGATCCGGTTGCGCAAAGCAGGGCGCAGGCGTCAGCCCTCGTACCGCATCGTCGTGGCGGACTCGGAAGCGCCGCGGGACGGGCGTTTCGTGGAGATGCTGGGGCACTACTACCCGCGCGCCAAGGGCCGGCAGTTCGACCTCGACGTCGAGAAGGCGATGGCCTGGCTGAAGAAGGGCGCGACGCCTTCGGAGACGGTCGCGTCGATCATGCGGAAGGCGGGCTGTTTCGGCGCGGAGCTGCCCAAGCCTCCCGTCGAAGGGGCCTAG
- the ffh gene encoding signal recognition particle protein yields the protein MFDELSEKLSAALNQLRGRGVLTAEAIRDGLETVRRALLDADVGFDVARGFTERVAEKAVGLPALKSVAPGQQLVKIVHEELVHLLGGQPATIRYASVPPTIVYLVGLQGSGKTTTAAKLAKRLTLEQKAPFLVAADVYRPAAVAQLVELAGRVNVGIHAEPGQSDVVGILRRGVEAARHARARTVLVDTAGRLAIDGEMMDELTRLKAAVPPHEVLLVADGMTGQDAVRIAQGFHDALGITGVVLTKMDGDARGGAALSIFETTRAPIKYVGVGEGLEAIEPFRPDRMASRMLQMGDVLGLVEKAEQSLDQAKAEKLARKATTKKGMNLEDFLEALKETQKLGPLESLLGMLPGVNRDMMKAVKAADPRRMKHVEAIVLSMTPEERRHPEILNGARRARIAKGSGRPVQEVNRLLVQFKEMGKFMRGMGSLKGLPRMGRGAV from the coding sequence ATGTTCGATGAGCTTAGCGAAAAGCTCTCCGCCGCGCTCAATCAGCTCCGAGGGCGCGGCGTTTTGACCGCGGAGGCCATCCGCGACGGGCTGGAGACGGTCCGCCGGGCCCTGCTCGACGCGGACGTGGGATTCGATGTCGCGCGCGGGTTCACGGAGCGCGTGGCGGAGAAGGCGGTCGGGCTGCCGGCGCTCAAGAGTGTGGCGCCGGGCCAGCAACTGGTGAAGATCGTGCACGAAGAGCTCGTCCACCTCCTGGGTGGGCAGCCGGCCACGATCCGCTACGCCAGCGTGCCGCCCACCATCGTCTACCTGGTCGGGCTCCAGGGGTCGGGTAAGACGACCACGGCCGCGAAGCTCGCCAAGCGCCTTACGTTGGAGCAGAAGGCGCCGTTTCTGGTGGCGGCGGACGTGTACCGGCCGGCGGCCGTCGCCCAACTCGTGGAGCTGGCCGGCCGGGTGAACGTCGGCATCCACGCCGAGCCGGGCCAGTCGGACGTGGTCGGCATATTGCGGCGCGGCGTCGAGGCCGCCAGGCACGCGCGGGCGCGCACCGTGCTGGTGGACACCGCGGGCCGGCTCGCGATCGACGGCGAGATGATGGACGAGCTCACTCGGCTCAAGGCTGCGGTGCCCCCGCACGAGGTGTTGCTCGTCGCCGATGGCATGACCGGGCAGGACGCGGTCCGCATCGCGCAGGGGTTCCACGACGCCCTCGGTATCACCGGCGTCGTGCTGACCAAGATGGACGGCGACGCGCGCGGTGGGGCGGCGCTCTCGATCTTCGAGACGACGCGGGCGCCGATCAAGTACGTCGGGGTGGGAGAAGGGCTCGAGGCCATCGAGCCGTTCCGTCCGGACCGCATGGCGAGCCGGATGCTCCAGATGGGCGACGTGCTCGGGCTGGTGGAGAAGGCGGAGCAGTCGCTCGACCAGGCCAAGGCCGAGAAGCTGGCGCGCAAGGCCACGACCAAGAAAGGCATGAACCTCGAGGACTTCCTCGAGGCGCTGAAGGAGACGCAGAAGCTGGGCCCGCTGGAGTCGCTGCTCGGGATGCTGCCGGGCGTGAACCGCGACATGATGAAAGCCGTGAAGGCGGCGGACCCCAGGCGGATGAAGCACGTCGAGGCGATCGTGCTCTCGATGACGCCCGAAGAGCGTCGTCACCCTGAGATCCTGAACGGGGCGAGGCGCGCCCGGATCGCGAAGGGCTCGGGCAGGCCGGTGCAGGAAGTGAACCGGCTGCTGGTGCAGTTCAAGGAGATGGGGAAGTTCATGAGGGGGATGGGGAGCCTCAAAGGTCTGCCGCGAATGGGCAGAGGAGCCGTGTGA